The sequence GTGGCCCTGGCTTCGGGCGAAGGCGCAGAAGCTTTTCTGGGAACGCAGGGCTATGTCTGGGATACCCAGTCGGATATGGGCTTTGCCTTGCTCGGCGCTCTTATTGCCCTGGTGACTCTGTCAAAATGGCATGACACTCAGCTGGAAGCTCTAAAGCGCACTTAGATGGATAAGCTGTTAACGCTGTTATTGGCCCCCTGGTTGCTCTGGCAGGCCCGTCAGGTTCGCCGGCATGCTCTGCGCCTGCCCGAAGCACCAGGTGCCCGAGACGGCGTCAATGGCTCAGGGATGCCGCTGGGCGTATTGATACTGGGTGATTCGGCCGCCGCCGGTGTAGGCTGCGCCAGCCAGTCTGAGGCGGTCACCGGCCATTGGATTAATCATCTGGCTTCGCGGTACAAGGTGCACTGGCAATTATTGGCTCAGTCAGGACTCAACTGTGCACAGGTATTGCAGTTGCTGAAGAAAAGCGAAGTGGTGGTGAGTCCGGTCGATAGGGTGTTGCTCTCTGTAGGGGTTAACGATGTGACCGGGCGCACACCGGCTCAACGATGGTTGTCTGACCTTGAGAAAATGACAGGCTATTTACGCCAACAGCTTGGAGCGAAAACCATCATCTATACCGCGTTACCCCCTATGCACCGGTTTCCTGCCTTGCCTCAGCCATTGCGATGGTTTTTGGGCCGGCGGGCTAAAGTGCTTGATGCCTTGCTGAAAAAACATTGCCGCGATAATGCGGGCTTACATCATGTGCAGATTGAGCTGCCCTTTGATGCTGAGTTTATCGCCAGTGATGGCTTTCACCCTTCCGGACAGGGTGCCAGAGTCTGGGCACAAGCCGTGGCACGGATTAATCCTGAGGCAAAAAACGGAGTCTGACGCAATTGGCCTTACTCCTTTATATTTTCACCATCATAGCGGTGTAATGTGGCTGTGTTATCAGTAATAATCCCCTTCCATGCAGTTTAGTCGGGTGTCG comes from Lacimicrobium alkaliphilum and encodes:
- a CDS encoding SGNH/GDSL hydrolase family protein, which produces MDKLLTLLLAPWLLWQARQVRRHALRLPEAPGARDGVNGSGMPLGVLILGDSAAAGVGCASQSEAVTGHWINHLASRYKVHWQLLAQSGLNCAQVLQLLKKSEVVVSPVDRVLLSVGVNDVTGRTPAQRWLSDLEKMTGYLRQQLGAKTIIYTALPPMHRFPALPQPLRWFLGRRAKVLDALLKKHCRDNAGLHHVQIELPFDAEFIASDGFHPSGQGARVWAQAVARINPEAKNGV